The Alteromonas stellipolaris genome includes a region encoding these proteins:
- a CDS encoding Gfo/Idh/MocA family protein — protein sequence MSNPIKVLIQGTGFAGQGHAEAFRYAGADVVGIVGRTPSVVESVAKELSIPYFSTDWQQALKDCKPDIVSIATPGGAHETPIIQAIEFGCHVFSDKPLSTTGNSAKKLYELAKEKGVKTAFASSFRYMPHVIHAKRLVEKGMIGEPLEVECISHFNLERDIPFGWSHRKEDGGGRLNNNFTHKLSIVTSIVGEEILSMMGEVRDDLGKAPIVEGVHNFKKRRDFIPSDINDPTLKWGESNVEWSYTVLAQLKSELAAKPVSVLFKHGGLQPRFTDDHIVVYGSKSAIFIKGHYASGPLYYYDENNQWTELPLPQDIIDNTPEGEGDTERNWRYLIRELVNDVKGETVSPYQTFKEGAQYQQLIDLIRRNDNWVDVSQL from the coding sequence ATGAGTAACCCTATCAAGGTATTAATTCAAGGCACTGGATTTGCAGGCCAAGGGCATGCAGAAGCCTTTAGATATGCTGGTGCAGACGTTGTTGGCATAGTGGGCAGAACTCCAAGCGTTGTGGAAAGTGTAGCCAAAGAACTTTCAATCCCCTATTTCAGTACCGACTGGCAACAAGCGCTTAAAGACTGCAAGCCAGACATCGTCTCTATTGCCACACCCGGCGGCGCCCACGAAACGCCCATAATTCAAGCTATTGAATTTGGCTGTCATGTATTTAGTGACAAACCACTTTCTACCACTGGTAATTCTGCTAAGAAACTGTATGAATTGGCCAAAGAAAAAGGGGTGAAAACCGCTTTTGCTTCAAGCTTTCGCTACATGCCTCATGTTATTCACGCCAAACGTTTAGTGGAAAAAGGGATGATTGGTGAGCCACTAGAAGTAGAGTGCATTTCACACTTTAACTTAGAGCGTGACATTCCTTTTGGCTGGTCTCACCGCAAAGAGGACGGTGGCGGGCGCTTAAACAACAACTTTACCCATAAGCTTTCAATTGTCACCTCAATTGTGGGTGAAGAAATCTTATCTATGATGGGGGAAGTACGAGATGATTTGGGTAAAGCCCCTATTGTTGAAGGCGTACACAATTTCAAAAAGCGACGCGACTTTATACCAAGTGATATCAACGACCCAACCCTCAAATGGGGTGAATCGAATGTAGAATGGTCATATACCGTACTTGCACAGCTAAAAAGTGAACTTGCAGCAAAGCCTGTCTCAGTATTGTTTAAACATGGCGGTTTACAACCCCGTTTTACCGACGACCATATCGTTGTTTATGGCAGCAAGAGTGCCATCTTTATAAAAGGTCATTATGCCAGCGGCCCCCTTTATTACTATGACGAAAACAACCAGTGGACAGAATTGCCGTTACCGCAAGACATCATAGACAACACTCCCGAAGGCGAAGGTGACACCGAACGTAATTGGCGCTATTTAATTCGCGAATTAGTGAACGATGTGAAAGGTGAAACGGTTTCACCATATCAAACCTTTAAAGAAGGTGCGCAATACCAGCAACTCATCGATCTTATTCGTCGAAATGACAATTGGGTAGACGTTAGCCAACTGTAA
- a CDS encoding sodium:solute symporter family transporter encodes MIYEYLVIAGYFLLILGIGFAFKSMAKNSTSDYFRGGGRMLWWMVGSTAFMAQFSAWTFTGAAGKAFSDGFAISLVFFANTFAYFCGWLYFSARFRQMRVDTPTEGIKRRFGSQNEQFFSWALIIFSMINAGVWLNALGVFSSAVFNADISLTIIATGLTVLFVSVLSGAWGVVASDFVQTLIVAIISIACAIVALVKVGGPVALVTDFPVDFVMGPDMNYGLLLVGTFVFFLAKQLITIMNLNDSFRFLNAKDTVNARKAALLAMILMGVGSIIWFIPPWASAILYPDAATAYPELGNKAGDAVYLVFTRNAMPLGTVGLLLAGLFAASMSSMDSALNKNAGIFVRSLYQPLLLKKQKQVSDKHLLNVSRLVSFISGIMVIAVALFFKSLKELSLFELMMNVSTMIQVPLLIPLIFGLFIKKTPQWAPWLTVAIGLTVSWLMMNVFTPEFFANWIGLEQALTRRESIDLNLMLIIIAHLVITAGFFCATSFFYNPEKDAHKAETERFFDDVETPVIADFEQDDYDRQQRNKLGVMVIIMSVGMLVMMLIPNPLWGRLMFLGCAVIMLIIGLLLKHSARKEITTATSSLSKKPCLE; translated from the coding sequence ATGATATATGAATATCTCGTTATTGCAGGGTACTTCTTACTGATCCTCGGTATTGGTTTTGCATTTAAATCGATGGCGAAAAATTCCACCAGCGACTACTTTCGTGGTGGCGGTCGAATGCTATGGTGGATGGTTGGCTCAACCGCTTTTATGGCACAATTTTCTGCATGGACATTCACAGGCGCAGCGGGGAAAGCCTTTAGCGACGGCTTTGCCATAAGCCTAGTATTCTTCGCCAATACTTTTGCGTATTTTTGTGGCTGGCTTTACTTTTCAGCCCGCTTTAGACAAATGCGTGTCGACACTCCCACTGAAGGCATTAAGCGCCGTTTCGGAAGCCAGAACGAGCAATTTTTCTCTTGGGCACTGATTATCTTTAGCATGATAAACGCTGGCGTGTGGTTAAACGCCCTTGGTGTTTTCTCTAGTGCCGTATTTAATGCCGACATCAGTTTAACCATTATTGCTACCGGTCTTACCGTGCTGTTTGTGTCGGTATTGTCTGGCGCTTGGGGCGTGGTAGCGTCTGATTTTGTACAAACCCTTATTGTGGCAATCATCTCGATAGCCTGCGCTATTGTAGCGCTGGTAAAAGTAGGTGGACCCGTTGCCTTGGTAACCGATTTCCCTGTCGATTTTGTTATGGGGCCAGACATGAACTACGGCCTACTACTTGTTGGCACTTTTGTTTTCTTTTTGGCAAAGCAACTTATCACTATTATGAATCTAAACGACTCGTTTCGGTTTTTAAACGCAAAGGACACCGTAAACGCACGTAAAGCCGCATTGCTTGCCATGATATTGATGGGCGTTGGCAGTATTATTTGGTTTATTCCCCCTTGGGCATCGGCCATTTTGTATCCTGATGCCGCAACCGCCTACCCCGAGTTAGGCAATAAAGCAGGTGATGCGGTATATCTTGTGTTTACGCGTAATGCCATGCCCCTTGGCACTGTTGGGCTGTTGCTGGCGGGGTTATTCGCGGCTTCTATGTCGTCAATGGATTCAGCGCTTAATAAAAACGCGGGTATTTTTGTACGAAGCTTATACCAACCTTTATTACTGAAAAAACAGAAACAAGTGTCAGATAAACATCTGTTGAATGTTAGCCGTTTAGTCAGTTTTATTAGCGGTATTATGGTTATCGCCGTTGCACTGTTCTTCAAGTCATTAAAAGAGCTAAGTTTGTTTGAGTTAATGATGAACGTGTCTACCATGATTCAAGTTCCGCTACTCATTCCCTTAATATTTGGCCTGTTTATTAAAAAAACGCCCCAGTGGGCACCTTGGTTAACCGTCGCTATAGGCCTAACGGTGTCCTGGTTAATGATGAATGTATTCACTCCTGAGTTTTTTGCCAACTGGATTGGACTAGAACAAGCACTTACCCGCCGTGAATCAATCGATCTTAATCTCATGCTAATTATCATTGCCCACTTGGTTATTACCGCTGGCTTTTTCTGTGCAACTTCCTTTTTTTATAACCCCGAAAAAGACGCGCATAAAGCAGAAACCGAGCGATTCTTTGATGATGTAGAAACCCCAGTGATTGCAGATTTTGAGCAAGACGATTACGACCGCCAGCAACGTAATAAACTCGGAGTTATGGTTATTATCATGAGCGTAGGCATGCTAGTTATGATGCTTATCCCAAATCCTTTGTGGGGACGGCTTATGTTTTTAGGCTGTGCAGTCATTATGCTAATTATAGGCTTACTGCTTAAACACAGTGCTAGAAAAGAGATTACTACGGCCACCTCATCATTGAGTAAAAAACCATGCTTAGAATAA
- a CDS encoding beta-propeller fold lactonase family protein — MLCISLPSAKSFMQLAGLCISSVVVSFTVSAADVERQANVKNQASANGQELLSPSLVNVERYPEADVSHPVPQFSVDASWPKMPKTLIIGQVPGLSVDKNDNLWLLHRPNSLSKLDVGLTNNMGLCCEAAPHVLQFSPQGDLLNAWGGPEISPSINGENQWPATVHGLYVDDENTVWLGGNGDGDHVVLNFTEKGEFIRQFGTRGKTDGNLSKSTLGNPADIFHNTHTNKVFIADGYINKRVTAFNTEANEFDQLWGAYGTAPGGGTREGAFDVSQATANASATSTKAQNFGDIVHCVTQASDGRIYVCDRRNNRIQVFKADESGTVNFMQDVIVAGETGGLGTASDIAFSPDNKYMYVADMMNGRIWILLHENYQVLGSFGRPGRYPGQFTWLHSVVADSEGNLYTSEVSTGRRVQKFVLTGFESEQ; from the coding sequence ATGCTTTGTATCTCTTTACCATCCGCTAAATCTTTTATGCAGCTAGCTGGCTTGTGCATTAGCAGCGTAGTGGTTTCTTTCACGGTGAGTGCCGCTGATGTCGAGCGGCAAGCCAACGTTAAAAACCAAGCCTCGGCGAATGGTCAAGAGCTTCTATCCCCCAGCTTGGTTAACGTTGAGCGCTATCCTGAAGCAGATGTTAGCCATCCAGTTCCTCAATTTAGTGTAGATGCAAGCTGGCCTAAAATGCCGAAAACATTAATTATTGGTCAGGTGCCAGGGTTATCGGTAGATAAAAACGATAACCTGTGGTTACTACACCGACCAAACTCACTAAGTAAGCTTGATGTCGGGCTTACCAACAATATGGGGCTTTGCTGTGAAGCTGCCCCTCACGTTTTACAATTTTCACCACAAGGCGACTTACTGAATGCGTGGGGCGGGCCTGAAATATCACCTTCAATAAACGGTGAAAACCAGTGGCCCGCAACGGTTCATGGATTATACGTTGATGATGAAAATACGGTATGGTTGGGCGGAAATGGTGATGGTGACCATGTGGTGCTTAACTTCACGGAAAAAGGGGAGTTTATTCGCCAGTTTGGTACTCGCGGTAAAACAGATGGTAACCTAAGTAAATCAACGCTAGGTAACCCTGCCGATATTTTTCATAACACTCACACTAATAAAGTCTTTATTGCCGACGGGTATATTAATAAACGGGTGACAGCTTTTAACACAGAGGCCAACGAGTTTGACCAATTATGGGGCGCGTACGGTACAGCACCTGGCGGCGGCACGCGAGAAGGTGCGTTCGATGTTTCTCAAGCCACGGCGAATGCCAGTGCTACCAGCACAAAAGCACAAAACTTTGGTGACATTGTACATTGTGTTACTCAAGCAAGTGACGGCAGAATTTATGTGTGCGATAGACGGAATAATCGGATTCAAGTATTCAAAGCTGATGAAAGCGGCACGGTTAATTTTATGCAAGACGTGATAGTGGCGGGCGAAACCGGCGGCTTAGGTACAGCCTCTGATATCGCGTTTTCGCCCGACAATAAATACATGTACGTGGCCGATATGATGAATGGTCGCATTTGGATTTTATTACATGAGAACTATCAAGTGCTGGGTAGTTTTGGTCGACCTGGTCGCTATCCGGGGCAGTTTACTTGGCTTCATAGTGTGGTAGCTGATAGCGAGGGTAACCTGTACACCTCAGAAGTCAGTACAGGCCGACGAGTACAAAAATTTGTACTAACCGGCTTTGAGTCTGAACAATAA
- the msrA gene encoding peptide-methionine (S)-S-oxide reductase MsrA → MKSILPALLLSTFIAAPIATADETVLAGGCFWCMESDFEKLEGVTDVVSGFTGGTVPNPTYNGNHKGHYEAVKITFDESKVSYREILDHYWVNIDPFDARGQFCDKGPSYLSAVFVANDEERAIAQDTKNAVKAQFPNQTVVTPILDSSTFYPIKGDEIGHQDFYKKSPVRYKLYRWNCGRDQRLEEIWGEKAAGKS, encoded by the coding sequence ATGAAATCTATTTTGCCCGCATTATTGTTAAGCACGTTTATCGCTGCCCCAATTGCCACTGCTGACGAGACTGTTCTGGCTGGTGGATGTTTCTGGTGTATGGAATCTGATTTTGAAAAATTAGAGGGCGTAACCGATGTGGTCTCGGGTTTTACCGGAGGAACAGTGCCCAATCCTACTTATAATGGGAACCATAAGGGGCATTATGAAGCTGTGAAGATAACTTTTGATGAAAGCAAAGTGTCGTATCGAGAAATACTCGACCATTACTGGGTGAATATCGACCCCTTTGATGCAAGAGGGCAGTTTTGTGATAAAGGCCCCAGTTATTTAAGTGCCGTGTTTGTCGCTAATGATGAAGAACGTGCCATTGCGCAGGACACTAAAAATGCGGTAAAAGCGCAATTTCCAAATCAAACCGTGGTTACCCCTATTTTGGATTCATCCACATTTTATCCTATTAAAGGCGATGAGATAGGTCATCAAGATTTCTATAAAAAAAGCCCTGTGCGTTACAAGCTTTATCGCTGGAATTGTGGCCGCGATCAGCGCTTAGAGGAGATTTGGGGAGAGAAAGCAGCAGGTAAGTCTTAG
- a CDS encoding alpha/beta hydrolase: MARYSSVKPHCVSSKRNESLSLGAALFTRGAFIKGLFIKGLFSTRPFTTRLLRSVPVSLVLAITALSSALLLSTAADAKSDEAEHNQSLSNSAASSQSVNLSQNISLSSGAKGVLEKSSCTANNDANLEIKGAVLLIHGWAGQKDEVGDLYKDLSHQLSAHCIASVRFDVRGEAEREASNYTLSSTFKSRVEDAQAGLDYLQAQYPNTPLVVVGFSLGGATAMELVSTHPKTFDGMVLWSTALNPNEIVTNSQNFKEVRQALEQGQSTLKSWVDLTLTRKHLVGMLGYNPIRNLGDFEGEVLAIRGSNDYLPAHENVIFEASNAVREDAYYIGDADHIFNVYEPDRSKKEEVLDLSVNWIKQLLK; this comes from the coding sequence ATGGCTCGATATTCAAGTGTTAAACCACATTGTGTAAGCAGTAAGCGTAATGAAAGTTTGAGCCTTGGGGCTGCTCTATTTACTAGAGGGGCATTTATTAAAGGGCTATTTATTAAAGGGCTATTTAGTACAAGGCCGTTCACTACAAGGCTATTACGTTCAGTGCCAGTAAGTTTGGTGCTAGCAATAACGGCCTTATCAAGTGCATTGCTGTTAAGCACAGCGGCTGATGCAAAATCAGATGAAGCTGAACATAATCAAAGTTTAAGCAATTCTGCAGCCTCAAGCCAGAGTGTAAACTTAAGCCAAAACATAAGCTTGAGCTCGGGAGCCAAAGGGGTACTGGAAAAGTCTAGTTGCACCGCTAACAATGATGCCAACCTTGAAATAAAAGGCGCGGTACTGCTAATACACGGTTGGGCAGGGCAAAAAGATGAAGTGGGCGACTTATATAAAGATTTATCGCACCAGTTAAGCGCGCATTGTATTGCTTCTGTCAGGTTTGATGTTCGAGGGGAAGCGGAACGTGAAGCAAGTAATTATACGCTATCGAGTACCTTTAAAAGCCGGGTAGAAGATGCGCAGGCCGGGCTAGATTACTTGCAAGCGCAGTATCCTAACACGCCATTGGTGGTTGTAGGGTTTAGTTTAGGGGGCGCGACGGCTATGGAGTTGGTCAGTACGCACCCTAAAACCTTTGATGGCATGGTGTTATGGTCTACAGCCCTAAACCCAAATGAAATAGTGACGAATAGTCAAAACTTTAAAGAAGTTCGACAGGCGTTAGAACAAGGGCAAAGCACGTTAAAAAGCTGGGTTGATTTGACCCTTACCCGAAAACACCTAGTGGGAATGTTAGGCTACAATCCTATTCGCAATTTAGGTGATTTTGAAGGAGAAGTGCTAGCAATACGAGGCTCTAACGACTACTTGCCTGCCCATGAAAACGTTATTTTTGAGGCGAGTAATGCGGTGCGTGAAGATGCCTATTATATAGGTGACGCCGATCATATCTTCAACGTATATGAGCCTGATAGAAGCAAAAAAGAAGAAGTGCTGGATTTATCTGTTAATTGGATCAAGCAGCTACTTAAATAA
- a CDS encoding OsmC family protein → MSIVKSGSAAYKPLGKQGKGSISTETGALSNQPYGFNTRFEDSKGTNPEELIGAAHASCFTMALSFALSGAGYDDGELNTTAKISLDKTDDGYEISQSALSLEASVEGITEDEFAKIAQEAKDNCPVSQLLDTKITLEYTLK, encoded by the coding sequence ATGAGCATAGTTAAATCAGGCAGTGCGGCATACAAACCTTTAGGAAAGCAAGGCAAAGGCAGTATTTCTACCGAAACAGGCGCATTGTCTAATCAGCCCTACGGATTTAATACACGCTTTGAAGATAGCAAAGGCACCAATCCCGAAGAACTAATAGGGGCGGCGCACGCAAGTTGCTTCACCATGGCCTTATCTTTTGCGTTATCAGGCGCAGGCTATGATGACGGAGAGCTAAACACTACCGCTAAAATCAGTTTAGATAAGACAGACGATGGTTATGAAATTAGTCAGTCAGCGTTAAGCCTTGAAGCTAGCGTTGAGGGAATTACCGAAGACGAATTCGCTAAAATTGCTCAGGAAGCAAAAGATAATTGCCCCGTTTCGCAGCTTTTAGATACGAAAATCACCCTTGAGTACACGTTGAAGTAG
- the mobA gene encoding molybdenum cofactor guanylyltransferase: MVIDGVVLAGGLSSRMGEDKALLKRDERDMLTYTTDLVSSLPIKRLLISRNEATTVSVQPSDADSYSINYANKYDDNYKVVDDVVANIGPLGGIYSIAIQSNADALIITPVDLPLLRTEDLEQLIDKGTSAKRPVYFSHHYLPLFLPLTTEVRQYLEDVVKGQVPQRSVNTMCTNFDAIEVSPENDARLTNVNTPAQWDAAKKLLSLAGN; the protein is encoded by the coding sequence ATGGTCATCGATGGCGTAGTACTAGCAGGTGGGCTTTCAAGCCGAATGGGGGAAGACAAGGCACTTTTGAAACGTGATGAGCGCGATATGCTTACTTACACAACTGACTTAGTTTCTTCATTACCTATTAAACGTCTATTGATTAGCCGAAATGAAGCCACCACTGTTAGTGTTCAGCCTAGTGACGCTGATAGTTATTCTATTAATTATGCTAATAAATATGACGATAATTATAAAGTGGTGGATGATGTAGTGGCCAATATTGGGCCTTTGGGCGGAATATATTCTATTGCTATTCAAAGCAACGCGGATGCACTAATTATCACGCCCGTCGATTTGCCCCTGTTGCGAACAGAAGATTTAGAGCAGCTTATCGACAAAGGCACCAGTGCAAAACGGCCTGTTTATTTTTCCCATCACTATCTACCCTTGTTTTTGCCGTTAACGACAGAGGTTCGACAGTACCTTGAAGATGTTGTTAAAGGGCAAGTACCGCAACGTTCAGTCAATACCATGTGTACAAATTTTGATGCAATTGAAGTCTCGCCTGAAAACGACGCGCGGCTAACCAACGTGAATACACCAGCGCAGTGGGATGCCGCTAAAAAATTGCTATCACTGGCCGGAAATTAA
- a CDS encoding thioredoxin family protein produces MFTYKFVSNVLKPLLKPVLTALIVLASANVLSADNIPDVVGEISGEALLAQHPAFMDEYKSYQPSDAEIEAVSALEDDTLLILFGAWCHDSEREVPRLLKTLDASGLNVPQFTLFAVDRKKSDPEGIAEKHALKYTPTFILMRDGEEIGRVVERAETSLTQDLQALAAAAE; encoded by the coding sequence GTGTTTACATATAAATTCGTATCTAATGTGTTAAAGCCATTGTTGAAACCAGTGTTAACTGCACTAATAGTATTAGCCTCAGCTAATGTGTTGAGTGCAGATAACATTCCGGATGTCGTCGGGGAAATTAGCGGTGAAGCATTGCTTGCACAGCATCCAGCGTTTATGGACGAATATAAGTCGTATCAACCTAGCGACGCTGAAATTGAAGCCGTATCTGCTTTGGAAGACGATACGCTACTCATACTATTTGGCGCATGGTGCCATGACAGTGAAAGGGAAGTCCCCCGACTATTGAAAACACTAGATGCTAGTGGGTTAAATGTCCCTCAATTTACTTTATTCGCGGTTGACAGGAAAAAGAGCGATCCAGAGGGCATAGCAGAAAAGCATGCGCTTAAATATACGCCTACTTTCATATTAATGCGTGATGGTGAAGAAATAGGACGAGTGGTAGAACGTGCAGAAACTAGTTTAACTCAAGATTTACAGGCTCTGGCGGCAGCGGCAGAGTAA
- a CDS encoding substrate-binding periplasmic protein, producing the protein MKKCVVVKLILLCLGFSSYFSVAEQNPKPPLLDSDTLLTTGSSYFPYVDKNVQDGGWSVSLVKAVFKHMNTPVYIDILPWQRGFKWALEGKYQGTFPYVHTDERAKSFIYSKRINTIPVRIYTSKEMKVNTLADVTGARLCLPYGYSLSIEQSEFINAYKLSVQRAVDARGCIVQVSKGWGDIGFTNGYLQRDHNSKLLEVFDSVSIIDIPVATIPLYYIVSKELENAQAHIDEFNAALAFIEQSGERGQIDARFEAIANQK; encoded by the coding sequence ATGAAAAAGTGCGTTGTAGTAAAGCTTATCTTGCTGTGTTTGGGGTTTTCGTCTTACTTTAGTGTGGCCGAGCAAAACCCAAAGCCGCCACTGCTTGATAGCGATACGCTATTAACTACTGGTTCAAGCTACTTCCCTTATGTTGATAAAAATGTGCAGGATGGTGGCTGGTCTGTTTCTTTGGTAAAAGCTGTTTTCAAGCACATGAATACACCCGTTTATATCGACATTTTACCATGGCAACGTGGTTTCAAATGGGCGCTTGAGGGCAAGTACCAAGGAACATTCCCTTATGTTCATACCGACGAACGAGCCAAGTCTTTTATTTACTCGAAACGCATTAATACAATTCCCGTACGTATTTACACATCAAAAGAGATGAAAGTTAATACACTGGCTGATGTGACAGGGGCTCGCCTTTGTTTGCCATATGGCTATAGCTTAAGCATCGAACAGTCAGAGTTTATCAACGCATATAAGCTTTCTGTTCAACGAGCGGTTGATGCAAGAGGCTGTATTGTTCAAGTATCAAAAGGGTGGGGCGATATAGGCTTTACCAATGGTTACTTGCAAAGAGATCATAACTCAAAACTCCTTGAAGTATTTGACAGTGTCAGCATTATCGATATTCCTGTAGCCACTATTCCGCTTTACTATATTGTTTCTAAAGAGCTTGAAAATGCCCAAGCGCACATCGATGAATTTAATGCGGCATTAGCGTTTATTGAACAATCTGGCGAGCGCGGTCAAATAGATGCGCGTTTTGAGGCCATAGCCAATCAAAAATAG
- the sodC gene encoding superoxide dismutase family protein, which produces MKKLTLTAMVGAVSLALSASCFAGHHEDEGKKIMMNNLKTGEAIGSVMVSSYDDDGVVFTPKLSGLTPGIHGFHVHENGDCSAAMKDGKKVLGGAAGGHFDPENTGSHSVPWSEEGHEGDLPTLYVDESGNATQPVFAPELELEDIEGRAIMIHAGGDNYSDSPAKLGGGGERVACGVIGK; this is translated from the coding sequence ATGAAAAAGCTGACATTAACCGCCATGGTGGGTGCAGTCTCACTAGCCTTGAGCGCAAGTTGTTTCGCCGGTCATCACGAGGATGAAGGGAAAAAGATTATGATGAATAATCTGAAAACAGGCGAAGCTATCGGAAGCGTGATGGTAAGCAGCTACGATGACGACGGTGTGGTTTTCACACCGAAACTATCAGGGCTAACCCCAGGGATTCACGGCTTTCATGTACATGAAAATGGCGACTGCTCAGCAGCAATGAAAGATGGTAAAAAAGTGTTAGGCGGTGCCGCAGGTGGGCACTTCGACCCTGAAAATACGGGCAGTCACAGCGTACCTTGGTCTGAAGAAGGTCATGAGGGTGATTTGCCAACCCTGTATGTTGATGAAAGTGGCAATGCCACTCAACCTGTATTCGCACCTGAATTGGAGCTTGAAGACATTGAAGGGCGCGCCATTATGATTCATGCAGGTGGCGATAACTATTCAGATTCCCCAGCTAAACTTGGCGGTGGCGGCGAGCGAGTGGCTTGCGGCGTGATTGGTAAGTAA
- a CDS encoding putative bifunctional diguanylate cyclase/phosphodiesterase: MQICGVSALGLVASLSVARNVTFIIIAAGLTCLIAAFVFAYKHKVLASASTLLVSLSSMLFALAATGAGLFDLAILGYPTLIIFAAILGGVGLFLTLLFFVTLQCVVIVGLSLQGIITPHIPSLSWEHLIFTLVIFIVTGFSVYILVRDIKDLMTSLQGENIKVAQSRTQIQHLAHHDSLTNLPNRLYGETLFNLSLSECEEHGQSLALLFIDLDNFKPINDALGHAAGDQLLKLLTQQLTEILSPKQYLIRFGGDEFLVIAPINPESDALTPLADSLIGQCASVFDIFQNQVRVSASLGTASAPKDGTDFKQLCRKADIAMYKAKQDGRNTYHHYDESLDKASENKFKMLQLLRPALSEQQFELHYQPIVDLKSGNINTLEALLRWPQPDGSMIPPDLFIPLAESSGLINELGSWVVRQATQFCAQLRQQGQADIRMAVNLSVMQFKDGQLQRTIESALYEAGLPPDALELELTESLLIDETEQIQKQLASLSKLGITIAIDDFGTGYSNLGYLRNFNASKLKIDRSFISPLCFSEHDESLVGAIINMAASLGLKTVAEGIEDEETLQKLLLLGCDIGQGYFWSKPLPENALMEFLKSRNT; the protein is encoded by the coding sequence ATGCAAATTTGTGGAGTATCAGCCCTCGGGCTGGTGGCTTCTCTTTCTGTGGCGCGCAATGTTACCTTTATAATTATTGCTGCCGGCCTTACCTGCTTAATTGCCGCGTTTGTGTTCGCATATAAACATAAAGTACTTGCCTCGGCGTCTACCCTGCTGGTGTCATTATCTTCCATGTTGTTCGCGCTAGCAGCAACCGGTGCAGGGTTATTCGACTTAGCTATTTTGGGCTACCCTACCCTAATAATTTTCGCCGCTATTTTAGGCGGTGTGGGCTTATTCTTAACGTTGCTTTTTTTCGTGACCTTGCAATGTGTTGTTATTGTTGGGTTGTCATTACAGGGCATTATCACTCCCCATATCCCTTCACTTAGTTGGGAACATTTAATCTTTACACTAGTGATATTCATCGTCACAGGCTTTAGTGTTTACATTTTAGTTCGTGACATCAAAGATTTGATGACATCGCTTCAGGGCGAAAATATAAAAGTGGCGCAAAGTCGCACGCAAATTCAGCATTTGGCGCACCATGACAGCCTAACCAATTTGCCTAATCGGCTGTATGGTGAAACCCTGTTTAATTTATCGCTAAGCGAGTGTGAAGAACATGGGCAGTCATTAGCATTACTATTTATTGATTTAGATAATTTTAAGCCAATTAACGATGCGTTGGGCCATGCAGCGGGCGATCAATTGCTTAAATTACTTACCCAACAGCTCACAGAAATCTTGTCGCCAAAACAGTATCTCATCCGCTTCGGTGGTGATGAATTTCTGGTTATTGCCCCTATCAACCCTGAAAGTGATGCGTTGACGCCCCTCGCTGATTCTCTGATTGGGCAGTGCGCGTCTGTTTTCGATATATTTCAAAATCAAGTAAGGGTTTCAGCCTCTTTAGGGACAGCCAGCGCACCAAAAGACGGCACTGATTTTAAGCAGCTATGCAGAAAAGCCGATATCGCTATGTATAAAGCGAAACAAGATGGCCGCAATACCTATCACCATTACGACGAGAGTTTAGACAAAGCCAGCGAAAACAAGTTTAAAATGCTACAACTGTTACGCCCGGCACTAAGTGAACAACAATTCGAGCTGCACTACCAGCCTATTGTAGACTTAAAGAGTGGCAACATTAACACCCTAGAAGCATTACTACGCTGGCCTCAACCTGATGGGAGTATGATCCCGCCAGACTTATTCATCCCTTTGGCAGAAAGTAGTGGCTTAATTAATGAGTTAGGTAGCTGGGTAGTACGTCAAGCCACCCAATTTTGTGCCCAATTACGCCAGCAGGGACAAGCTGATATACGCATGGCAGTAAATTTATCGGTGATGCAGTTTAAAGATGGTCAGCTTCAACGCACCATAGAAAGTGCATTGTACGAAGCGGGCTTACCGCCAGACGCATTGGAACTAGAGTTAACCGAGTCGTTGTTGATTGATGAAACCGAGCAAATACAAAAGCAACTCGCTTCGCTGAGCAAGCTTGGCATTACCATTGCCATTGACGACTTTGGTACGGGTTATTCTAACTTAGGCTATCTTCGAAACTTTAACGCTTCAAAGCTTAAAATAGATAGATCTTTTATAAGCCCTTTATGTTTCTCGGAGCACGATGAGTCTTTGGTAGGCGCCATCATAAACATGGCAGCTAGCTTAGGCTTGAAGACGGTGGCTGAGGGAATTGAAGATGAAGAGACCTTGCAAAAGCTACTTTTACTTGGCTGCGACATTGGGCAAGGCTATTTCTGGTCAAAACCCTTGCCCGAAAACGCGTTAATGGAATTTTTGAAAAGCCGTAACACTTAA